The Prunus dulcis chromosome 3, ALMONDv2, whole genome shotgun sequence genome segment CGAAACACAAGAAATTTGAGCACAAGGAAAAAAAGCACTTACCAAGTTCTGCCAGTAATGGTACTGCTCTGTGCATTTCTCCTGCCTCCAAGCATCAAGATCAAAAATATTCATCCCATATGCCCAAGCGCAAGCCCTGGGATTGAACCTCTCTCTAATAAGAGGGTgtgaaaaattcaaatattggGCGTATCGATGGAAGGACCCAAAGCAGGTCTCAACAGCTCCATTCACCTTCCCATCCAAATCAATCTTCCATAATCCTGTCAAGTCTTTTTGAACCACAACATCATCATCCAAAAAGAGAATTTTGTGCAGTTTTGGATACATCTCCGGCAAATAAAACCGAAGGTGATTCAACATTGACAAGTACTTGGGGTTCCTATATTTCATGTTATGTGTATCCGTGGTAGCATTCTCTGCCCGATTCTCAAAGTAGAACTTCTGCAACTTTGCTGACTCAAGTTGCCTCAATACTGGCACATACGAAGAATTCAAGAAAGTAAAATCTTCTACTGCCTTCACCTCCACATATGCACCCCGTTCCACAGGCCTCATCTTAAACCAAACCTTCATCGGTGCAAGATTCATCCTATCTGTAACAACATGGAAAACATGTTTCCACGGTTCATCAGAATTATTCACCACAGATCGTATCACCACCGAGACAGCAATCACATTATCTGAAAAGATCGCATAATGGTACAAACTAGGGTCCTCAAATTCGGGGCTTGGTTCCTCTTCCTTGTACTTCTCTGGATGTGAAATTCTTTCCTCAACCAGCCTCATGGCCAAACAATGCAAGCtttttggtattgattttGCAGCGATCGAGCTTGCAAATGCCCCATTCTTCTTTGCTTTTATAAGCAACTCATTAACAGCAAAAATGGTATCCTTCAACTTCTGAATCTTGAGCTGATTATCATAATTCTCCTTTGACTCCGCAATCATTAACCGAGCAACTTTGACCTTATCCTTTATCTCCTTCTCAAAATGCCTCAAAACATCCTCATCCAAAGGACCGTCTGATTCAAACAACGCAGACCGGTAACTCGGTTTCATTTGAAGATTGGAGATATTCGACGCCAAATCATCAAACATTCTCATTTGTCTAGATATCTCAAGCTTAAGCTTCCTGGCGTACGCAGCATAGGCATTCACCAGAGTAACATGATCATTCGCTTGCTTATATATCAAATCTAATCTTGTTTTCAGAGGGTCAGAATTTAAAGCTAAAAACGTCCTACGCATGTACGCGTTTCCAGTGGTTGGAAGTGCCTGCATTAATTAAACACCAAGATTAAAACTTGAATTATGTCTAACACTAACAGTAAAAATTGATATGCGGGTTTTGCTTTGTTCTAAAATTTCTAAATGGGAATTTCTTTTCAAACGctagaaaataatgaaatttgggTATTGCTTCAATCTGAGATTTGTTCAAAGGTAAAATCAGAATTTGGGTTGTGCTTAATCGGTGAAATTGACATCTGGGTTTTGATAAAGCTTTGACATTTCAATCTGAAtctaaagaagagaaaatggatAGGGAAGAGAACATACAGAGTCGTGATGTGGAGTTGAAGGATTTGTGGTGAAGAGAACAGAGAGCGTGGCAATGAAGAGCAGAGAGAACATAGCCGACACAAAGATCCGATACGAGAAGAAGCTCCGGAGGCTGAACCCACCAAACCCTGACCCTCCTCCGCCTCGGCTACCTCGCACGGCCACCGCCATTGGAGCAAAGCGACGACGTATCCAAGGACCAAGCTTGGATCAGAACGCGCTTGACCTCAAAACTAGTAGCAGAGTTTCTGCTCTCAGCTGATTGGAAAGTGGGTGATGAGAAATCTGAAGCTGATCGGAAGTGTCGACTGTGTGTTTGCGTGTGAGATCTCTAAGCTGGGTGTGATGTGACGACCAAGTGAGAGTGGAAGAAATCAAACTTCCAAGTTCGAAGAGATCTATCATCCGTGTCGGTGTTTGTTaaatttctttaataaaaatatagttgTAATAAGATATTGGAGAGTGACTGTCTGTAGGTAGTGGAACTTGGAAGGAAGTGGGACCACGCAGTaatttgtccttttttttttttttttttaaattacacaAAATAATTTGGATCCAATAATTCCAGTTGTTCATGAACACAAAGTAACTTGTAGAcaatgtaatttaatttgttcatgagttatataaaataaaataaaataaaaaattaaagcataGTGAAATAATAGAGTTGATAGTTGGGTTGAGCTCAACCCCATCGATCGATTTAATTCAACCTCAATTCGTCGGGTTGAACTTAGGTACATATATTTTCAACTTGACAGTAATTGAAGTCTAGTTtaagatataaaaaaattcgatCAAAAGTTTAAGATCTAAATTGAGGGGAAACATATGTTTTTTGGAATCATAGCTGCTCATAAGGGGTGCCATCTTCGACATGCTTGTGTATTAAGTTCTCTCGTGCacattctatagtgagggcttTATATATGGCTCGTATGTGAGATCTTATCTCTTAATTGTTGGATTAAATTGATTAGCCGTTGAATCAAATTGATTAGCTTGATCCAAcggttaagaaattaaaactcaCCTAATATaggccctcactatagaatgactccaCACAACCAATGATTTTGGAATGACGTTCTAACTTGCTCGAGTTACCACCCTAATAAGAATAAGGTCCAGAAAGCTGCTAAGACAAAGCCCATTATCTTTTTGAGTGACAATGTGCCAGGCCCATGCAAATAGGTATCAAGATCATTATTACCAAAAACCCAATGAGCCTTTGAAGTTTGTAAGGGGCCTGATCCAATGGATCGTCAACCTCCCTACTAAATAAtggttaatttattttctccaatattcactgaaaattaaaagtatAAGTAACTGAAGTTTGAAATGGAAATCTGGCTAGCCGTTAAAGATAACATGCATTGCTCAAGCCTCTCTCTTCCCGCTCCCTCCAAACTCCCACTGCCACCTTCTCTCAGACCTCAGAAAAGCCCCAATTTTGATTCCCTCAATAACCGTCTGATCAGCCACATCAATGTGGGTCATCTCCGCAAAGCAATCACCACCCTTGATCTCATGGCCCAGCGCGGGACTCATCCAGATCTCCCCATCTACTCCCTCCTCCTCAAGTCCTGCATCAGGTCCCGGAATTTCGACCTAGGAAGACTCGTCCACGCCCGGCTGGTTCACTCACAGCTCGAACTCGACCCGGTCGTCCTGAACTCACTGATTAGCTTGTACTCAAAATCTAGGGACTGGAAAAAGGCAAATTCAATCTTCGAAAATATGGGAAATAAGAGAAATTTGGTTTCTTGGAGTGCCATGGTGTCTTGTTTTGCGAACAATGATATGGGATTGGAAGCTATTTTGACATTTCTTGATATGCTTGAAAATGGGTTTTACCCGAATGAGTATTGCTTTGCTTCGGTGATTCGGGCATGTTCGAATGCCCAGAAAATTCGGATTGggaatataatttttgggtcaGTAATCAAAAGTGGGTATCTTGGGTCAGATGTGTGTGTTGGGTGCTCGTTGATCGATATGTTTGCAAAGGGTAGTGGAGAGTTGGATGACGCATATAAGGTGTTTGAGACAATGCCTGAGACGGACGCTGTGACTTGGACTTTGATGATTACTAGGCTTGCACAAATGGGTTGCCCAGGAGAGGCTATTGATTTGTATGTGGATATGTTATGGAGTGGACTCATGCCTGACCAGTTTACACTAAGTGGCGTTATATCAGCTTGTACAAAGTTGGACTCATTGTCGTTAGGGCAGCAATTGCATTCATGGGTTATACGGTCTGGGTTGGCTTTGGGTCATTGTGTTGGGTGTTGTTTGGTGGACATGTATGCCAAGTGTGCGGCTGATGGATCGATGGATGATGCAAGGAAGATATTTGATCGGATGCCAAACCATAATGTTATGTCATGGACTTCAATCATCAATGGATATGTGCAGAGTGGAGAGGGTGATGAGGAGGCAATCAAACTCTTTGTTGGAATGATGACGGGTCATGTTCCACCAAACCATTTCACGTTTTCTAGCATTTTGAAGGCTTGTGCAAATCTTTCTGATCTGTGTAAGGGTGATCAGGTTCACTCCCTGGCAGTGAAACTAGGCCTTGCATCAGTTAATTGTGTGGGAAATTCACTTATTAGCATGTACTCAAGGTCTGGCCAGGTGGAAGATGCCCGGAAagcttttgatattttgtatGAGAAAAATTTGATATCTTATAACACAATTGTTGATGCATATGCCAAGCATTCAGACACAGAAGAAGCCTTTGGACTTTTTCATGAAATTCAGGATACAGGATTTGGGGCTAGTGCTTTCACATTTTCTAGTCTCTTGAGTGGAGCTGCAAGCATTTGTGCAGTTGGTAAGGGTGAGCAAATCCATGCCCGGATTATAAAATCAGGATTTGAGTCAAACCAAGGCATTTGTAATGCTTTGGTTTCCATGTATTCCAGGTGTGGAAACATAGATGCTGCTTTTGCAGTGTTCAACGAGATGGAAGATTGGAATGTTATATCATGGACTTCAATGATCACAGGTTTTGCAAAACATGGATATGCGGCTGCAGCAGTGGAAATGTTCAACAAAATGCTTGAGGCTGGATTAAAACCGAACGAGATCACGTATATTGCTGTTTTGTCAGCTTGTAGCCATGCTGGTTTGGTTGCTGAGGGATGGAAACACTTCAAGGCAATGCAGAAGAAACATGGTATCATCCCAAGAATGGAACATTATGCATGCATGGTAGATTTATTAGGCCGCTCAGGATCCCTTGTAGAAGCCATTGAGTTTATTAACTCAATGCCTTTTACAGCTGATGAACTAATCTGGCGAACATTTCTTGGAGCCTGCCGAGTACATGGTCACATAGAGCTCGGGAAACATGCTGCAAAGATGATTATTGAGCAGAACCCACATGATTCTGCAGCATATAGTTTACTGTCGAATTTGTATGCTTCCAGTGGTCTCTGGGAAGAAGTAGCCAAAGTAAGAAAAGATATGAAAGAGAAGTTTTTGATAAAAGAAGCAGGTTCTAGCTGGATAGAGGTGAAAAATAAGATCCACAAGTTTCATGTTGGGGATACTTCACACCCCAAAGCACGGGAGATTTATGATGAACTGGATAAATTGGGttcaaagataaagaaaatagGCTTTGTCCCCAATACAGATTTTGTACTTCATGATGTGGAAGAGGAGCAAAAAGAGTATTATTTGTTTCAACACAGTGAGAAAATAGCAGTGGCGTTTGGTCTTATTAGCACATCGAAATCGAAACCCATTAGAGTATTTAAGAATCTCCGTGTTTGTGGAGACTGCCACACTGCGATTAAGTATATTTCAAAAGCCACTGGGAGAGAAATAGTGGTAAGGGATTCAAATCGGTTTCATCATTTCAAGGATGGGACATGCTCTTGCAATGATTACTGGTGATGGTGTGGTATATTTCAAGCTGTAAATGATAGAATAATCTTCTAGAGGGAGATCTAAATTATTGAGAAATCTAATTTACGGTTTCCAACATTCAGTTCATAGCCCTTGCTTTGGAAGCTCTTGGTTGCTCATTGAGAATCTTTTAAGATTTGTCTGTAGGCTGTACAGTTCAAATTTGCAGATTTGTATTACTATTGATGTATACGCTATTtcatgatttattttaataaaactGTATGCAGTTTTGTCCTACTTCTCACACTCATATTGGCTACAAATGATGAATTATATAGTTCATTAAAATCTCTAGATTAAGGTGAACGGCTAAAGATGAAGAATGGTGACTTGAACAACCTATAGATCATAAAAATATCCAGATTGAGGTGGACTGGAAGAAGAATGAGATGCATTGAGATTAAGATGGATAGATGCATTGCCGCCGTCACACCTATCTGTCCTAACAAGTTAATCTATAGCTGTTCTGTTGGCGGCTGATGCTGCACACTTAGGGGCCAATTCAAGCTGAGAACAAGATGTTTCTGTAACTActaaaatttgagtttttttcttccagaAGTTTTATAATGGACAAGTTGGATTATAAGATTGGTAAGATAAAAAGGGCTATGTACTTGGAGAGGCCCTCTCTCATTTAAAATACTCTTTCGTGGTTAATTTGAATGCCGTGTCTGCTGCACAGGACTTCACAATTGAGGACTTAAAACAAAAGGTGGGATTGGTTCTTCAAATcaacaagaatataaaaatactgcaacccttttattttatgcaaaACGGCTATGGAgatttttgttctctttacATTCATTGTATTTAGAAGTAAAATATATTTGAGAAAGAGCATCCTAGGATTTTGAGATGGAACCTTTTGCTAGAGCTTTCCCAATATTCTGCTTTCTGGAAACTTTTTGCTGGAACTGAGCCTTGATTTTCTCTCTTCTGCTTTTGTCCTTTATCTTTGGCTCCCATTTGTGCACctcttttggtttctatttcaaataaattcaagaaaaaaggaaagtggATAGACTGTTTGTGTGTGTAATATAATACAGTTCAATTCAGAATTATATTGCTAAACAAAAATCTTGAGGATTCACTCTGATGAGATCAAGTTTGAAATACTGTGGATTTGAGCTTGAGTTGGAGTCGGGATCAATTGCGTGGCAATTATATGTTCAGTATCATTAGAAGTCTATAATGCGCATAAAATGTCTAACACCAAAAACATTTGCCATCAAAACCAACTTAAAAGATAAGAAACAAACAATGATCAATTGAAAcgtacataaataaaatatcaagaCTCTTATGTTTGCAGATCTTCCTAGGCAAATAAGTCATCacagggaaagagagagatggaggcTCTGAGCAATAGCCAAAAACAAGAGAGCAAATTACAAACAGTTCTTGGATTGATATGCTAGTGGATAGCTTTTTCTAaatgtctttctttttatagtaATTTTAATATGACGAACCAACTCCCATTTCACCACCTTTATTTCTGTGTCATGTCCAACTCTCCCCCACCATTGCCACTCATTGCTCCACCCATTGCAttgccactttttttttcctcctccCTTTGCTCTAGTACACCTGACATAATTGCTACTTTCTACTTTCTGCAATaatcttattttcttcaaatatatAGTTATAAAAGGCCTGATAAATATCTGGTTTGTCAGGGTTTTCTTGGGAATTGTTTGATGATCAAGATTTTCTTGGAAAGATTCCATGTAAAAACAAACAGTCTTTAACTTCATGCAGCTAGTTAATAAGCATGAGTTTACATGATTAGGAAACTCATTTAACATATAGATAAGAAGAATCTATAGCTAAGAGATTTCCAATTTTATTGAGCAATGATTAATGAAAATGCTCAAAACATGTTATTGCCAATTTGCTTAGATCCTGATACATATTAAAAGTGAGGCAAGGACTGGTTGACTTCTATACAAACAGAAGATCACCATACATGGAAAATGGGAAAATTgggaaaatgataaaatttcttctccatcagTATTAGCCTAGTAAATCCATTGAACTTGTGATGGACTGGTTCGAGGACTCGGATCTCAGATAAGCAGTGTTGCAAGGAACATCCTCCAGGTCTCTAAGTGAAGGATGGTAAGGACTATGCAGTTGCAAATCAGTGAGCATTTGGCGAAGCTCAGAAGCTTGCTCTTTGAGCTGAGCATTCTCTTGCAGAACCTTGTCATGGGACTCTGAAACATGGTTCAGCTTATCCACAAGTTGGTGATTCTCATTTCTGAGCCAAACCACTTGTGACCAGAGTTCATCCAGGTGCTTCTGCTTGCGCATACGTGATCTGCGGGCAGATTCTCTGTTAGATATCATTCTTCTCTGTTTCCTCTCATTGATGAGACTTAGCTGGTGCTCATCAGCTTCatcagaagttgagttactgCTGAAAGAAGATGGTTGCTGGGGATTATTAATTTCTTGAAGATGGGAGTTAGGGAATTGTAAATTGTATAATGGGCTCGAAAACCGGTTGAATTGAAATGGGATGGTGTTGCTTTGTGTGCTCATGCTAAAATGAGGAGGGTAGGGAGATGATGAACTTGAAGGAACTAGATAATGGAGCCCTGTGACCTCACCAGGCTGCATGGCTTCTTGAAGCTTTGAGTGGATAAATTCAAGGTCTTAGTGGTGAAGGTGAGTGGAGAGTACTGAATTTGGTTGTGTTAGAAGGGGGGAGAGAGGCTCGAGGAGAGGAGGTCTTTTATAGGATGAAAAGTGTGGCAAAGTGCCCTTAAAGGCTCAGCTGATTGGAACATCATGCACATCATGTCTCAATTTTATGCAGCATGCATGACATTCATCTATGTATACATGAATGCATGCAAAGGTTCATTTATGTGTTCCTTCATGCCCCATACGAGCATGAATGAATGGCTTCATGCATGTGTGCATGCTATGGTGCTCTTATGTACATACATGTGTAACATGGGGGATTACAAGTAGTGTTTGTGGATAAtcatttttcaaatcaaatctctGCTTAcatcacagagagagagagagagagagagatcataTTATATGGGCAGTACAATTATTTTAATGGAGGAATGTTTTGGCAAAAATAATACAGTGCAGAGAAAATGGTTCAATAAGTCAATCTTAAATTTGGTGTGCCATTGTCAAGTCTATGCGGATGAATACTTGCTATCCAATAGATCCAATAGAGTCCTTGTGACGTAAGGAAtggaaagaaattaaagaggATTTAGAAAGGCAAACTCTTTTATACGTACTGGCGATATTAATTAAGGAGTTTAGTGACTCATCAGACACTTAAAccctttaaaatattaattaatcaaaactGTACTTGAGATTAATTGGTTCGATTGATTGTCAACAACATCTGCCCTCTGAGGCATTTTTCAGGTACTAATCCGGTTTGTCTGTTTCATGGTAGagaatgtcaaatttcagaacAGTTGGTTTCATGTTTGTGTCTGTGTCAAAAAGAAATGTAGAATTATGGATCTCCTACCTGCTCTGGTAAAATACGATGTAAGAATAATAATACTCAAATGAATACGTAGAGGACATAAAAAGTGAGATAGACAACAATCTTCTTGTCCACTTTTGCAAGCTGAGCTACAAAGGTGTAAGAATATATTCTCCAAGAAGCAAGTGCAATACGCAACTCAATTATTAGCAATCTGTGTTAATTACTATATTGGCCAGTCGAGGACAAATTGTTCTGGGCCAAGTTAGGGTTGCCTGGTTAAATATTTAAGCATAATTAATGGTGCACTTGGGGTCAAATTATGTCATCTGTATCAGAGAACAATGAGAAAAGATTAGCTTTTGTCCTAACCATTCGAACAAGTAGAAGTTACTGAGTGGAAAACTCTTGTTGTATAGTGGTGGGAATGGATATAAGGGACTTGTATGGATGTACTTTGAATTGCAGTCTTCCACTAACTGAAAAGCTTTTAATGGATGCAGAACCAAAATCATACTGACCAGCCAAATGCTctcctctcactctctctctctccccctacACCTgagggttgggttgggttgggttgggtcaAGTTGAGTGGACTGATTGGTCAACAATGTCATGAGACAGGTTTAGACTGCTCTATCTTTTCCTGTCTTGCAATTGTCCTTCCTCTGTTCCATCTTTCTCTCCATTTCATTTCTTTGAGGATTTTTGGAGTATAAAGGTGGATCAGTAGTTGAAAAACCCCATAGCAATAGTTGTACTTTGTAGTGTACATTGTATACATGAACTGCATTTGGTTGGTCGATGTGTGTTCCTGTTATGAAGGGTTGGCTTGTAATTTGC includes the following:
- the LOC117621213 gene encoding probable galacturonosyltransferase 9 gives rise to the protein MAVAVRGSRGGGGSGFGGFSLRSFFSYRIFVSAMFSLLFIATLSVLFTTNPSTPHHDSALPTTGNAYMRRTFLALNSDPLKTRLDLIYKQANDHVTLVNAYAAYARKLKLEISRQMRMFDDLASNISNLQMKPSYRSALFESDGPLDEDVLRHFEKEIKDKVKVARLMIAESKENYDNQLKIQKLKDTIFAVNELLIKAKKNGAFASSIAAKSIPKSLHCLAMRLVEERISHPEKYKEEEPSPEFEDPSLYHYAIFSDNVIAVSVVIRSVVNNSDEPWKHVFHVVTDRMNLAPMKVWFKMRPVERGAYVEVKAVEDFTFLNSSYVPVLRQLESAKLQKFYFENRAENATTDTHNMKYRNPKYLSMLNHLRFYLPEMYPKLHKILFLDDDVVVQKDLTGLWKIDLDGKVNGAVETCFGSFHRYAQYLNFSHPLIRERFNPRACAWAYGMNIFDLDAWRQEKCTEQYHYWQNLNEDRTLWKLGTLPPGLITFYSTTKSLDKSWHVLGLGYNPSISMDEIRNAAVIHYNGNMKPWLDIAMNQYKKLWTYYLDNDMEFVQMCNFGL
- the LOC117621215 gene encoding pentatricopeptide repeat-containing protein At3g49170, chloroplastic, which produces MHCSSLSLPAPSKLPLPPSLRPQKSPNFDSLNNRLISHINVGHLRKAITTLDLMAQRGTHPDLPIYSLLLKSCIRSRNFDLGRLVHARLVHSQLELDPVVLNSLISLYSKSRDWKKANSIFENMGNKRNLVSWSAMVSCFANNDMGLEAILTFLDMLENGFYPNEYCFASVIRACSNAQKIRIGNIIFGSVIKSGYLGSDVCVGCSLIDMFAKGSGELDDAYKVFETMPETDAVTWTLMITRLAQMGCPGEAIDLYVDMLWSGLMPDQFTLSGVISACTKLDSLSLGQQLHSWVIRSGLALGHCVGCCLVDMYAKCAADGSMDDARKIFDRMPNHNVMSWTSIINGYVQSGEGDEEAIKLFVGMMTGHVPPNHFTFSSILKACANLSDLCKGDQVHSLAVKLGLASVNCVGNSLISMYSRSGQVEDARKAFDILYEKNLISYNTIVDAYAKHSDTEEAFGLFHEIQDTGFGASAFTFSSLLSGAASICAVGKGEQIHARIIKSGFESNQGICNALVSMYSRCGNIDAAFAVFNEMEDWNVISWTSMITGFAKHGYAAAAVEMFNKMLEAGLKPNEITYIAVLSACSHAGLVAEGWKHFKAMQKKHGIIPRMEHYACMVDLLGRSGSLVEAIEFINSMPFTADELIWRTFLGACRVHGHIELGKHAAKMIIEQNPHDSAAYSLLSNLYASSGLWEEVAKVRKDMKEKFLIKEAGSSWIEVKNKIHKFHVGDTSHPKAREIYDELDKLGSKIKKIGFVPNTDFVLHDVEEEQKEYYLFQHSEKIAVAFGLISTSKSKPIRVFKNLRVCGDCHTAIKYISKATGREIVVRDSNRFHHFKDGTCSCNDYW
- the LOC117621216 gene encoding basic leucine zipper 43-like — translated: MQPGEVTGLHYLVPSSSSSPYPPHFSMSTQSNTIPFQFNRFSSPLYNLQFPNSHLQEINNPQQPSSFSSNSTSDEADEHQLSLINERKQRRMISNRESARRSRMRKQKHLDELWSQVVWLRNENHQLVDKLNHVSESHDKVLQENAQLKEQASELRQMLTDLQLHSPYHPSLRDLEDVPCNTAYLRSESSNQSITSSMDLLG